The Zootoca vivipara chromosome 4, rZooViv1.1, whole genome shotgun sequence genome has a segment encoding these proteins:
- the DRD3 gene encoding D(3) dopamine receptor, giving the protein MMTAFSRITSNPNSTVSAPYWQDNSTEPGSPQSHAYYALCYCILILAIVFGNVLVCLAVLRERSLHTTTNYLVVSLAVADLLVATLVMPWVVYLEVMGGVWNFSRVCCDVFVTMDVMMCTASILNLCAISIDRYTAVVMPVHYQYSTGPSSCRRVSIMIAMVWLLAFAVSCPLLFGFNTTGDPNVCSISNPNFVIYSSVVSFYLPFLVTLLLYIRIYMVLRQRQRKRILTRQSSYSGKTCYKQQQHTERKALHQKLPSALLCCLQLKSSGQRLPAEKKPLTPTELQQYCSFCHEVSVSSTGDREAVDLKVRTRVKEQSLEVRKLNNGKTATSLKLPSQQHRAIQLRERKATQMLAIVLGTFIVCWLPFFLTHILNTNCKACHVSPELYSATTWLGYVNSALNPVIYTTFNNEFRKAFLKILNC; this is encoded by the exons ATGATGACAGCCTTCAGCAGAATCACTAGCAATCCCAATTCTACGGTATCAGCCCCATACTGGCAAGATAACTCCACAGAACCTGGATCACCACAGTCTCATGCCTACTATGCCCTCTGTTACTGCATCTTGATCTTGGCCATCGTTTTTGGGAATGTCCTAGTCTGCCTGGCTGTGTTGAGGGAACGTAGCCTGCATACTACCACCAACTACCTTGTGGTGAGCCTGGCAGTAGCAGACCTGCTTGTGGCCACTTTGGTGATGCCATGGGTAGTATACCTAGAG GTGATGGGAGGAGTCTGGAACTTCAGCCGTGTTTGCTGTGACGTATTTGTTACCATGGATGTGATGATGTGCACAGCCAGCATTTTAAATCTATGCGCTATCAGCATTGACAG ATACACTGCAGTGGTTATGCCTGTTCATTATCAGTACAGCACAGGGCCCAGCTCTTGCCGAAGAGTGTCCATTATGATAGCAATGGTCTGGTTGCTGGCATTTGCCGTTTCCTGCCCTCTTCTCTTTGGCTTCAACACCACAG GTGATCCAAATGTTTGTTCCATATCCAATCCCAACTTTGTTATCTACTCCTCTGTGGTGTCATTTTATCTTCCGTTTTTGGTGACCCTGCTGCTCTATATCCGGATTTACATGGTTCTGAGGCAGAGACAAAGGAAGCGAATCCTCACCAGACAAAGCAGCTACAGTGGTAAAACCTGCTACAAACAACAG CAACATACAGAAAGGAAAGCTTTGCACCAGAAGCTTCCCAGTGCACTCTTGTGCTGTTTGCAGCTAAAGAGTTCAGGTCAAAGGCTGCCTGCTGAAAAGAAGCCCCTGACACCCACAGAACTGCAGCAATATTGCAGCTTCTGCCATGAAGTTTCCGTCTCCAGTACAGGGGATAGAGAGGCTGTTGATCTAAAGGTGAGGACAAGAGTCAAGGAACAAAGTTTAGAAGTACGCAAACTCAACAATGGCAAAACAGCAACCTCTTTGAAGCTACCATCTCAGCAGCATCGGGCAATACAGCTCAGAGAGAGGAAAGCCACACAAATGCTAGCTATTGTTCTTG GGACTTTCATAGTCTGCTGGCTGCCATTCTTTTTGACACACATACTGAATACTAATTGCAAAGCTTGCCACGTCTCCCCGGAGTTGTACAGTGCTACCACATGGCTTGGGTACGTCAACAGTGCCCTCAACCCTGTCATCTACACCACCTTCAACAATGAGTTCCGTAAAGCTTTCCTCAAGATCCTGAACTGCTGA